The sequence GTGGCTGATGTAAAGTCGCTAGGAAGCCAAGATAGTTATAAACTTAAAGCATCTTTCGATAATATAGGCAGCCTAAAAGTACGTTCCCCAGTAAAAGTAGGTGGAGTAGTGGTCGGTCGAGTATCGGATATTACGCTCGATACTGAATACTTTACGCCAGTGGTCACTTTGACTATTGAAGAGCGTTTTGGTCACTTTCCAGATACTTCAAGTGCGCATATCTTAACTTCTGGTTTAATTGGTGAGCAATATATTAGCTTAATACCGGGTTTTATGGACGATGACGCTGAGATACTCAAGGATGGCGATCTGATAGAAGATACCAAGTCAGCCTTGGTGCTGGAAGATTTGATCGGGCAGTTTATGTACAGCGTAGGCGATAATTCAGGGAAATAACCATGAAAATTATGACAAGACTTATCTTATTGATGGCGATGTTGTCTTCCTCAATTGTATGGGGTGACACTGTGGATAAAACCCAGCCTTATCAGATGATGGAAATAGTGGGCAGTCGTACTTTTGATAGACTCAAAAACGAACAAGCTCAGCTGAGAGAGTCTCCAGAACAGTTAAAAGTGGTGGTTGAAGAAGAGCTAATGCCTTACGTCAACGATCGTTACGCAGGGCTTAAAGTATTAGGTAATTACCTAAGAAAAGCTGATAAGGGTGAAGTGGCTGACTTTTTGGTCGCATTTAGAGAGTACTTAGTGACCGCTTATGCGCAGGTGTTAACTCAGTATAAAGATCAAGAGATCAAATACACTCCGCCGCGTAATCTTCGCGATGATCAGCGTATCGTGTCTATCCCTGTTGAAATCATGCAGGCTAATCGACCGGCGATAAAATTAGAGTTTAAGTGGCGAAAAAACAAAAAAACCAATGAGTGGCAAGCGTTTGATATGGTGGCAGAAGGTGTCAGTCTGTTATCAAGCAAACAATCAGAGTGGGGCGGCAAAATACGTAAAGATGGCCTGCCAGCCGTCACTCATGAGTTAGCGACTTTAGCGAAAACGCCAATCCATTATGACTCTGCTAAATGATGAGTGATAAAGCGGTTTGGCACATGATTGATGATCAGCATGTCACACTAAGTGGTATGCTCAATCGAAACAATATTCCGCAGCTATGGCAGCAAATCGCGCAGTGGCAGCCAAAGGTTGAACGACTAGAACTCGACCTAAGTGCTGTATTAAGTACAGATTCTGCGGCAATGGCGCTGATTCTGCACATAATTGACCATGCAAAAAATTGTGACTGCCATATAATGTTGCGATCTGTACCTAATAAACTGCTTACTTTGTTTGAAGTGAGCAATGCAATGCCGTTATTGGTAGAGCACATAGAAATCGAAATTGAGGGTGAAAGTGGATAGTACACAAGTTAAAGAACTGCTCGACGAAGCGTTGCAGCTAGCAGAGATTCATGTAAAAGGAGAGGGCAGTCATTTTGAAGTGATTGCTGTTGATGCTTCTTTTGAAGGAATGAGCCGTGTTAAGAAGCAGCAGTTTATTTATGCGCCGCTTACGGACTACATTCAACGCAACGAAATTCACGCACTATCAATAAAAGCTTTTACTCCCGAGGAGTGGCAGCGTGATAAAAAACTAATGTCGCTTTAAGGACTAATAATGGAAAAATTTCGAGTAACTGGCTCTTCAGCGCCTTTAAGCGGTGAAGTGTTAATTTCTGGCGCAAAAAATGCGGCTTTACCTATTTTATTTTCGGCTATTTTGGCGGAAGAACCTGTTGTTTTACACAACGTACCAAAACTACGTGACATTAATACTAGCCTAGCTTTGTTACAACAATTAGGTGTTAAAGCATCTCGTGATGGAGATACTACCACTTTGCTAGTTGATGCTTCAGGCATCAATGAATACTGCGCACCTTATGAGTTAGTTAAAACCATGCGTGCATCTATTTGGGCATTAGGTCCTTTGGTGGCAAGATTTGGTGAAGGTCAAGTCAGCCTACCGGGTGGCTGTGCTATCGGTGCTCGCCCTGTTGATTTGCACATTCAAGGCCTAGAAAGCCTTGGCGCAAACATCACCATTGAAGATGGCTATGTAAAAGCAAAAGTGGATGGTCGCTTGCAAGGCGCGCACATTATCATGGATAAAGTCAGTGTTGGCGCAACCATTACTATCATGAGTGCAGCAGCATTAGCCGAAGGCACCACAATTTTAGACAACGCTGCTCGTGAGCCAGAAATTGTTGATACCGCGGATTTCTTGATTGCCCTTGGCGCAAAAATTACCGGCGCTGGTACTGATACCATCACAATTGAAGGCGTTGAACGTCTTGCTGGTGGTGAGCATACGGTTGTTCCCGATCGCATCGAAACCGGCACTTTCTTAGTGGCGGCGGCTGTTTCTGGCGGTAAAGTGGTATGTCATAACACTCGTGCTAACTTGCTAGAAGCGGTATTAGCTAAGCTAGAAGAAGCGGGCGCTAAGATTGAAACGGGCGAAGATTGGATTTCTGCGGACATGACCGGCGACAGAGAGCTAAAAGCGATTACTGTTCGCACTGCGCCATACCCGGGTTTCCCAACCGACATGCAAGCGCAATTTACTTTGCTAAATATGATGGCAAAAGGCGGCGGCGTAATCACAGAAACTATCTTTGAAAATCGTTTCATGCACGTTCCTGAATTGCAACGCATGGGCGCAAAAGCGGAGATTGAAGGTCACACGGTTATCTGTGGTGATAGCGAAGGTTTAAGTGGCACACAAGTGATGGCGACTGACCTACGTGCTTCTGCAAGTCTTGTTATTGCAGGTTGCATTGCTAGTGGTGAGACGATTGTTGATCGCATTTACCATATCGATAGAGGCTATGACCGAATTGAGCATAAACTGAGCCTGCTTGGTGCTAATATTGAAAGGTTTAGTGACTAATCACATTTAGATTCTATTAAAAACCGAAACCTTGTGGTTTCGGTTTTTTTATTTGATAGACTGTTAGCTTCTGACTTTCTTTGTCCAGCAAGCCTGAGCTATGAAAGAGAAAATAAGAGACTTAGTGAAAAGCTAGGCTTTATACAATAACAGTCTCGAAGAGCATTCTATCAATCACTTAATTACTGCGATTGGTATTACTATCGGGAATGACAATTAAACAGCGAAGGTTATCGCTAGGAATTACATAATGATTGCTTTACTGCGCATGTTTTTGGTCTTAATTTTTGCCATATTGATGTTTGTATTTGGCTGTGGCTATTGCCTATTTAGCCCAAGAAATCCAAAGCACGTATTTACCTTTGGTCGCTACTTTGGTGCAATGCACCGCGTATTTGGTATCAAGCTAGAGCTTAGACTCCCAGAAGATGCTTATAAGCGAGGCCAAGCAACTTATATTGCCAACCATCAAAACTCTTGGGATTTATTTACCGTATCTTCTGCCGTTACGCCAAATGTTGTGACTGTAGGTAAGAAGAGCTTATTGTGGCTGCCTTTATTTGGTCAATTATACTGGTTAACAGGTAACATCCTAATTGATCGTGCCAACCGCTCTAAAGCCAAAGGAACTATCGATCAAGTGGTCGATAAAATGAAGCAAACGCGTTTATCTGTGTGGATGTTTCCCGAAGGCACACGTTCTCGCGGTCGAGGCTTATTGCCATTTAAAACAGGGGCTTTTCATACCGCAATTGGTGCGGAAACACCGATCATTCCTATTGTTTGTAGCACCACACAAGACAAGATAAAACTGAACCGTTGGAACAACGGACATGTGATTATCGAAATGTTACCTCCAGTGGATACCTCTGAGTACAACAAATCAAATGTCCGTAAGTTAGCTGAAGTTTGCCGAAACCAAATGGAAGAGAAGCTGAAAAGTTTGGACGAAGAAGTGGATGCAAGAAACGCCGCTGATGGTGTAAAAAACTAAACACTGCGTTTGAGGTAAGATTAATCACGTTAAGTAAATAGCCAACAATCGAGTATGTAAACAAGCTAGCTAGCTTGTTGGATTATTCCTAATAGCTTGTTGGGTAAGGCTATTTACTTATAGGTTATTAATAGATTGGTAGCACCTTCTATAAATGTATCACCAAGATAAAATGTAGACATAAAAAAGGCTAGTCAGTGATGACTAGCCTTTTTCGTAATTGTTGTACTAAAGCTGATTAAGAGTTTTTAGACGCTACTGGTGCAGGTTGCAAGCCATCGTTGATATCTAAGATATCTTGCTCGCTTAATGTACCTACTGCTTCTTTTAATTGCAGTACGCTGATGATGTAGTTGTAACGAGCATCAGATAGGTTACGTTTTGCTTCAAACACTCGACGAGTGAAGTCTAAAACGTCAACTACTGTACGTGAACCAACTTCATAGCCTGTTTCAACTGCAGATAGTGCAGATTCCGCAGAAATTAGAGATTGCTCAAATGCGCGGATAGAACCTATGGTTGCATCAATGTTGTTGTTAGATGCACGTACTGTTTTAACTACAGAGCGGTAAGAGGCTTCTAAGTCTTCACTCACTGCCACATAGTCATACTCAGCTTGTTTTACCTGAGAGCTAACATTGCCACCGGTATATAGTGGTACAGAAAGGTTAATGCCTAGGTTGTATTTAGTGTCATCAACATTAGTATCGCTGATTTTACCATTACCGTAGCCAGCATCAGCATTGAAGGTCAGCGATGGTAGGTGACCAGAGCTTGCTAAGCGGATGTTGTCTCTTGCGATATCTTGATTGATACGAGCAGCCAGCAAGCTAAGGTTTTCTTCCTGAGCTTGTTCTACAAGTGCATCGTTCGTTTTATCTGATTTAGAAGCAGAGAAACGTTTGATATCTAGAATATCTAGGTTTTGGTGACCCGTACCTGTGATTTCACGTAGTGATTCATAGCTGTTTACTAAAGCGTTTTTCGCGCTTACTTCTTCAGCCAGTACGCTATCGTATTCAGCTTGAGCTTCATGCACGTTAGTGATTGCAGATAGGCCAACGTCAAAACGTTGTTTTTCTTGATCGAGTTGTCGTTCAACAGCGCTTTTCTCGGCTTGAACGAACTCTAAACTGTCCTTTGCTCGTAACACTTCAAAATACGCTGTAGCGGTACGCAGGATGAGATCTTGTTGTTTAGCCGCATAAGCAGAGTCTGCTTGGCGTGCTTTCTTCTCTGTGGTTTCAAGAGTAACCCAGCTTGAACGTTGGTAAAGCTCTTGGCTTAAGCCAATGCCTGCTTGAAAAGCATTAGTCTTTGCCCCAGTGTAGCCTTCACCATAGTCATAAGAAGCGGTTAGGTTAATTTGAGGAAGCAAGGAACTGCGTGATGAGGTAATTGCTTCAAAAGCTGCGTCGCGTTGAGCCGCTGAACGTAGCAGTTGAGGATCACTCTTTTTCGCTTGATTATAAACATCAGCTAGATTTTCTGCACTGGCTGATAAAGACAGACCACACAGAGAAGCTGAGATAAAGATGGACAGCGCTTTCTTCATTGTCGTAACTCTTCCTGCTACTTAAAATTTATATTTGGTTGATTAGAATATAGGTATTGATTTGAATTTGAACTGTTTTTACACAATTTTACACAGCATCCTATACAGTATCGTACAGGGTACTACAAAAACCAATATTAAGGCTATTGTTACATGTTTTTGTTAAAAAAACACAGTTCATTATCTATTCAGGTAGTATTAATCTTATACATGACGATAGCTCACGACCTGAAAATTGCTTGTCATTCATCCAGTAAAGAGAATGCTTATGTTTAACCCTAGCTCCTACCCTACATTTCACAATAAAGATGTTGAAATTATTGAAAAAAAGACTTTGTTTAAGGGCTTTTTCTGTCTAACTCAAGTGAAATTTCGTCATCGACTGTTTGCTGGGGGCTGGAGTGCTGAGATAGAACGAGAGCTGTTTGAACGTGGACATGCTGTGGCAATGTTGCCTTACGATCCTGTTACGGATCAATTGGTGATGGTGGAACAGATTCGGGTTGGCGCACTCGGTGATAAAAGGCCGTGGCAGTTAGAGATAGTGGCAGGAATGCTAGATAAAGAGGGTGAAGACCCAATAGATGTGGCTAAGCGAGAGTCCGTTGAAGAGGCTGGTCTAGCGGTAAAAGCCATTCAACACATCAGTGGTTATTACCCTTCGGCAGGGGGCTGCTCTGAACGTCTAGAATTATATGTTGGGCAGATAGAAGCACCGCTATCGGGTGGTGTTTTTGGCTTAGAATCGGAAGGTGAAGATATTCGCGTACATGTTCTGGGCAGAGAAGAGGCTTACCAATTAGTGAAAAATGGTACAATCGAGAACGCAGCATCTATCATAACGATTCAGTGGTTGATGTTGAATCATCAACAACTGAGAAAACAATGGTTAACCCAAGAAAAGTAAATTCTGAATATCATGTTGATTTTGCAGGCCTTATGCGTTTGTATGAGACCAATTATGCTAAATTAAATGCCTTGCTTCCTCGCCCTGCAGTGGTGGGAGATAAGCGAACGTATCAAGTGCAAGATCAAGTTTACCAGATTAATATTTTGGAAATTACACGCTATACCACCTTGGTGAACGTTTATCAGTGTGATATACATCCCATTTTTCCACTTCCAAGCATGACGGTACGTCTATATCACGATGCAAGGGTTGCAGAAGTATGTGCAAGTGAAAAAATGAGAATAGTGAATGCACGCCATGATTATCCAAATAAGAAAATGGTGCAAAAAGACGAAAAGCACCAGCTAAATAAATTTCTTGGAGATTGGCTGACATTTTGCTTAAAAATGGGAATTAGTAGAGAGCCCCTGTTATGAGCTCAGCGTATAAATAATATTGGAAAGACTGATTGTGGAACCGCATATAGTTGTGACGGAAGAAACCGTCCAATTACTACAAATTACAGACACGCACTTATTCGCTGATGACGAAGGGTGTTTGCTAAGTGTGAATACTGGATTGAGTTTTCAAGCCGTAGTGGATGATATTGCCGCGCACAACCTACCTTTTGATGCCATTATCGCTACCGGTGACATATCTCAAGATCATTCAGTCGCCTCTTATAAGCGCTTTGCAAACGGCATCAAACAATTGCTGAAACCTTGTTATTGGCTACCGGGTAATCACGATCTGCAGGCGAATATGGGCAAAGTCTTGCCTTCTGAGCAAATCAATGAAGTCTCGCATGTATTTGCTGGAGACTATTGGCAGTTGATTATGCTTAACAGCCAAGTTGAAGGTTTACCCCATGGCTACCTTGAGCAGCATGAGCTTGATCTGCTTGATGAGAAATTGAGCCAACATCCAGAACGACATACCTTAGTATTACTACACCATAATTCACTGCCTATTGGCAGTACTTGGCTTGATCAGCATAAACTACAAAAAGCCGACCAATTCTGGAATGTCATAGAAAAACACAACAATGTACGCGCGGTATTGGGCGGACATGTGCATCAAGATTTTGAACAAGATTGCAATGGCGTCAAAGTCATCGCAACCCCTTCAACTTGTATCCAGTTTAAGGCCAATACCCATGAGTTTGCTTTAGATTCGCTACCTCCGGGTTGGCGTCATCTACAGTTACATAAAGATGGGCGTTTAGAGTCTCAATTGCATCGTCTTGATGAGGGCTGTTTTGTCCCTGATTTTGATGCGCAAGGCTATTAAATGACTGCGCACAATAAACCCTCTTTATTGCTTTATTTGCATGGCTTCAATAGTTCTCCTCAGTCGCATAAAGCGCAACTAATGAGAGAGTTTTGTCAAAACCACAGACCGGACATTCGTTTTGTATCTCCGCAGCTGCCTGTGTATCCAGAGCCATGTATACAAAGTCTGCGCACCTTATGCGATGAACTCAGTGCAGAATATCAAGTGGGCTTAGTCGGAAGCTCGATGGGGGGCTATCTATCCACTTGGCTCAATAAAGAATACGGCTTTAAAGCTGCGTTAATTAATCCTGCAGCAAAACCTTTTGAGTTGCTACAAGATTATTTAGGCCCGCAGCTAAACCCTTATACCGAAGAAGAGTACATTCTAAAGCAGGAACATGTTGAGCAACTAAGAGCCATTGATGTTCCAGTCATTAGCCAAACTGCAGATTTTTGGCTGTTGCAACAAAAAGGGGATGAAGTCCTCGATTATCGACAAGCTGTAGATAAATTTATAGGGTGCAAACAGACCGTAGAAGAAGACGGCGATCATAGTTTTATAGGGTTTGAGCGCTACCCAAGCGCGATAGTGGAGTTTCTTCAACTCTAATGTAAACCTTACGCTACAATTCATGATGTTTGCTTGATAACTGCACAATTGTCATGCTTTTTTATCTGGAAGTGAGTGTGAACTTGACATAACCGCCACTGCGCCAGACTATGTAAAGCATTCAAGTTGTATCACGGTTAATTAACGACCAGAATCAATTCATCTGCCATTGCCGTTTTAACAATTTTAAGCATCTATAAGATTGCAAATTTCTCAATGATGAGAAGCGATGTTTAACAACGCCAAGAGTAAATTTTCAAATTATGACTGAACAATATAACGCTGGGGCGATAGAAGTCTTAAATGGCTTGGAGCCAGTCCGTCGTCGCCCTGGAATGTATACCGATACTGTACGTCCCAACCACCTTGGGCAAGAAGTTATTGATAACAGTGTCGATGAAGCGTTAGCTGGACATGCTTCCAAAATACAGGTCATCTTACATGCCGATCAGTCACTCGAAGTGATTGATGACGGGCGTGGTATGCCTGTGGATATTCACCCTGAAGAGGGTATTTCTGGTGTGGAACTTATTCTATGTAAGCTGCATGCTGGTGGTAAATTCTCCAATAAGAACTATCAATTTTCCGGCGGTTTGCACGGGGTTGGTATTTCAGTGGTAAACGCACTGTCGCAACGTGTTGAAGTCAACGTTCGCCGTGATGGACAGGTTTATCAAATCGCTTTTGAAAATGGCGATAAGGTCGAAGAGCTCTCTGTTATCGGGACGTGCGGTAAACGCAATAGCGGTACTAGCGTACACTTCTGGCCAAATGCTAAATATTTTGATTCAGGGAATTTCTCTGTATCAAGATTGATCAATAACCTGCGCGCGAAAGCGGTACTGTGTCCTGGACTCGAAATTACCCTGCAAGATAAAGTCAATGGTAAAGAGCACAAGTGGTACTACGAAAGTGGTCTAAAAGACTACCTTGCTGAAGGCGTTAAAGGTTACACCGTCTTACCGGAAACCCCGTTTACCGGTCAATTCTCTAGTGAGATTGAAGGTGCTGATTGGGCGATTATTTGGCAACCAGAAGGTGGCGAATTAATTACTGAAAGTTACGTGAACTTAATCCCGACCTCACAAGGCGGTACACACGTAAATGGTCTGCGCCAAGGTTTGCTCGATGCGATGCGTGAGTTTTGTGAATTCCGCAACTTATTACCGCGCGGCGTGAAACTGACCGGTGATGACATCTTTGATCGCTGTTCTTATGTATTGTCGATCAAAATGCAAGACCCTCAATTTGCTGGACAAACCAAAGAGCGACTCTCTTCTCGTCAATGTGCTTCTTTTGTGTCTGGCGTTATCAAAGATGCCTTTAGTCTGTGGCTGAATGAAACCCCACATATTGCCGAGCAACTGGCAGAGGCGTGTATTGCAAACGCTCACCGCCGTATGCGTGCCAGCAAAAAAGTGGTGCGTAAAAAAGTGGCATCAGGCCCTGCATTGCCGGGTAAATTAACCGATTGTACCGTGCAAGATTTAGCTCGCACCGAACTATTTTTAGTGGAAGGTGACTCTGCGGGAGGCTCAGCCAAACAGGCGAGAGACCGTGAGTTTCAAGCGATCATGCCACTGCGTGGTAAGATTTTGAATACTTGGGAAGTCAGCGCCGACCAAGTGTTAGCCTCACAAGAGGTACACGATATCTCTGTGGCACTAGGGATAGACCCAGACACTGAAAGCCTAGAAGGCTTACGTTACGGTAAGATCTGTATCCTAGCGGATGCGGACTCGGATGGACTGCACATTGCAACGCTACTTTGCGCCTTATTTACACGCCATTTCCGTTCTCTAGTTAGCGCAGGTCACGTATACGTTGCTATGCCGCCACTGTTTAGAATTGATTGCGGCAAAGAGGTTTTTTACGCTCTTGATGAAGAAGAGAAAGATGGTGTTATCGAACGTTTAAGCAGTAAACGAGCCAAAATCAACGTACAACGATTCAAAGGTCTGGGTGAAATGAACCCATTACAGCTTCGTGAAACCACCATGGATCCCAATACTCGCCGTCTAGTACAGCTCACCATAGATGATGATGAACAGACAATGGAAATGATGGACATGCTATTAGGTAAAAAGCGTGCAGATGATCGCCGTCATTGGTTACAAGACAAAGGCGATATGGCTGAGGTATAAGAATGTCGAACGAGATTACATACGATGGCGTTGAGCAGTTACCGCTGCGCAAATTTACCGAAGACGCCTATTTAAACTATTCAATGTACGTGATTATGGATCGTGCATTGCCTTACATTGGTGATGGTCTAAAGCCCGTGCAACGCCGCATTATTTATGCGATGTCAGAACTAGGCTTATCCGCTTCATCTAAATATAAAAAATCAGCTCGTACCGTTGGTGACGTGCTCGGTAAGTATCACCCACACGGCGATTCAGCGTGTTATGAAGCTATGGTGCTGATGGCACAACCATTTACCTACCGTTACCCATTGGTAGACGGTCAAGGTAACTGGGGTGCTCCTGATGATCCTAAGTCTTTTGCTGCAATGCGTTATACCGAATCTAAACTGTCGAAGTTTGCTGAGGTATTGCTAGGTGAATTAGGTCAAGGCACAGTGGAATGGCAACCTAACTTTGATGGTTCGATGAAAGAGCCTCAAATGTTACCGGCGCGCCTGCCACATATCTTGCTAAACGGTATTACTGGTATCGCGGTCGGCATGGCAACGGATATTCCGCCACACAACGTTCGTGAAGTGACCAACGCCACTATTGAGTTAATCGAAAATCCGAAAGCTGAGCTAGCGGATGTGATGCAATACGTGCAAGGCCCTGATTACCCGACCGAAGCGGAAATCATTTCACCGAAAACGGATATCGAGAAAATTTATCGCACTGGTCGTGGCAGCATTAAACTGCGCGCGGTTTGGCATAAAGAAGGCAGTGATGTGGTCATTACTGCGTTACCGCACCAAGTATCTGGTTCTAAGTTGCTAGAGCAGATCGCTAATCAAATGCGCGCTAAAAAGTTGCCTATGGTTGATGATTTACGCGATGAATCCGATCACGAAAACCCAACGCGTATTGTTATCGTACCTCGCTCTAACCGAGTGGATTGCGATCAGTTAATGAATCACTTATTTGCCTCAACCGATCTTGAGAAAAACTATCGTGTGAACTTAAACATGATTGGTTTGGACAAGCGTCCACAGGTAAAAGGTCTTGTTCAAATACTAAAAGAGTGGATTGAGTTCCGTCGTTCAACAGTTCGCCGTCGCTTGCAGTTCCGTTTAGATAAAATCTTAGCTCGTCTACATATCCTTGAAGGTTTGTTGGCTGCGTATCTCAACATTGATGAAGTGATTGAGATTATTCGTACTGAAGACGACCCGAAAGCGGTATTAATGTCTCGCTTTGAGCTTTCGGCGATTCAAGCGGATGCCATCTTAGATACCAAGTTACGTCAGTTGGCGAAGCTAGAAGAGTTTAAGATCCGTGGCGAGCAAGAAGAGCTAGAAAAAGAGCGTAAACAGCTTGAGTTGCTACTAGGTTCTGAGCGTCGTTTAAATACCTTACTGAAGAAAGAACTTAAAGCCGATGCTGAGAAATACGGCGATGATCGTCGCTCACCATTGATTGAACG is a genomic window of Vibrio neonatus containing:
- the parC gene encoding DNA topoisomerase IV subunit A, which produces MSNEITYDGVEQLPLRKFTEDAYLNYSMYVIMDRALPYIGDGLKPVQRRIIYAMSELGLSASSKYKKSARTVGDVLGKYHPHGDSACYEAMVLMAQPFTYRYPLVDGQGNWGAPDDPKSFAAMRYTESKLSKFAEVLLGELGQGTVEWQPNFDGSMKEPQMLPARLPHILLNGITGIAVGMATDIPPHNVREVTNATIELIENPKAELADVMQYVQGPDYPTEAEIISPKTDIEKIYRTGRGSIKLRAVWHKEGSDVVITALPHQVSGSKLLEQIANQMRAKKLPMVDDLRDESDHENPTRIVIVPRSNRVDCDQLMNHLFASTDLEKNYRVNLNMIGLDKRPQVKGLVQILKEWIEFRRSTVRRRLQFRLDKILARLHILEGLLAAYLNIDEVIEIIRTEDDPKAVLMSRFELSAIQADAILDTKLRQLAKLEEFKIRGEQEELEKERKQLELLLGSERRLNTLLKKELKADAEKYGDDRRSPLIERAEARALTEKDLLPNEPITVVLSEKGWIRHAKGHEVDASTLNYKSGDKYLTSAKGKSNQQAIFLGSDGRSYSLESHSLPSARSQGEPITGRLNLSTGSSIRQVLMGDDEQLWLVGSDAGYGFVCRGSDLLSKNRNGKALVNLPQSAEILTPSPISELDQDEILAITNLGRMLMFAIKDLPQLSKGKGNKIINIPSAKAKSREEFVTQLLAVPANATVTLYAGKRKLGLKPSDLDNFRGERGRRGAMLPRGLQRVTAIEVQSNE